From Gouania willdenowi chromosome 18, fGouWil2.1, whole genome shotgun sequence, one genomic window encodes:
- the LOC114480183 gene encoding lymphocyte antigen 75-like — MARILLALMCLSGWSYSTCLQYHYVADQKTWTEAQTYCRQTYADLATIGNKEQNDQLLDTITSAGQSSEVWMGLYSTIDWRWSDGFSGVGANYSNWRSDQPDFNAAHDLCVAVRNVWSDELCSSKRHVVCYNGSQLDPNVFFVNSSETWPVAQKYCRENYVDLVTVTNIKVVKKIYSETGGSQVWIGLHRPPNFFWSDGSNFTFSNWDFVHNNLNSMKVICAVTSSTMWGKWKFLSCEEKLPFVCYSMPHAYRLQLKITSGNSALDLNDPAVKKDLLKKLEERLKSKEERKVTLKWRNQQDGKVFKKLHTVVDSNGPEDCNGDYV; from the exons ATGGCGAGGATCTTACTGGCTCTCATGTGTCTTTCAG GGTGGTCTTACTCCACATGCCTACAGTACCACTATGTTGCTGATCAAAAGACTTGGACTGAAGCTCAGACCTACTGCAGGCAGACTTATGCAGACCTGGCCACAATTGGAAACAAAGAGCAGAACGACCAGCTTCTAGACACCATTACATCAGCTGGTCAGAGCTCAGAGGTCTGGATGGGTCTGTACAGCACAATCGACTGGAGATGGTCAGATGGATTCTCAGGAGTCGGTGCTAACTATAGTAACTGGAGAAGTGATCAACCTGACTTTAATGCAGCTCATGACTTATGTGTTGCAGTAAGAAATGTATGGAGTGATGAGCTTTGTTCATCTAAGCGGCATGTTGTTTGTTACAATG GGTCACAGTTGGATCCCAacgttttttttgtgaattcttCTGAAACTTGGCCAGTCGCACAGAAATACTGTCGAGAAAATTATGTGGACCTGGTGACTGTGACAAATatcaaagtggtaaaaaagatTTACAGTGAGACAGGGGGCTCACAGGTATGGATTGGGCTACACAGACCTCCAAACTTTTTCTGGTCTGATGGAAGCAACTTCACCTTCAGCAACTGGGACTTTGTTCATAATAATCTCAACTCCATGAAAGTTATCTGTGCTGTGACCTCATCAACCATGTGGGGAAAATGGAAGTTTTTATCCTGTGAAGAAAAACTGCCATTTGTCTGCTACAGTATGCCTCATG CATATAGACTGCAGCTTAAGATAACTTCTGGGAATTCTGCCTTGGACCTCAATGACCCTGCAGTGAAAAAGGACCTCCTCAAAAAG CTTGAAGAAAGACTGAAGTCGAAAGAAGAGAGAAAAGTCACCCTGAAGTGGAGAAACCAGCAAGATGGGAAGGTCTTCAAAAAGCTTCATACAGTTGTGGACAGTAATGGTCCTGAAGACTGTAATGGAGATTATGTTTAA